Proteins encoded by one window of Hylaeus volcanicus isolate JK05 chromosome 7, UHH_iyHylVolc1.0_haploid, whole genome shotgun sequence:
- the LOC128879358 gene encoding protein immune deficiency isoform X1, which translates to MPIFSEISRRFHMLTTDVIPDPPRKEPTSYTHNLEPDDRNTKTKTKSNPTPQFEQNDVTSTEESKSLSNNAIPTNTCSSKTEQDFNDTKSSSTDEKQHKKPNVKTKTKSKQSKYPQGANVVNYNIINSNGVKIGARTSYICNVNQFPTESTKSWSKSKIREMSVEVERLSACTKEITLDDIFIIKTHIGHGWRDVARRLLYSDGQIEQFEENYRFRGISEVVYQIFLDWKQANTTDAKLGSLIKELWTCQEYDCAERLAFAHMGSA; encoded by the exons ATGCCAATATTTTCGGAAATATCGCGTCGGTTTCATATGCTAACGACTGATGTGATACCTGATCCTCCGCGAAAAGAACCCACAAGCTACACACATAATTTAGAACCGGATGATCGCAACACCAAAACTAAGACCAAATCGAACCCAACGCCtcaatttgaacaaaatgATGTGACGTCGACGGAGGAAAGCAAATCTTTGTCGAATAACGCGATACCAACAAATACTTGTTCCTCTAAAACAGAACAAGACTTCAACGATACAAAATCCTCCTCAACCGACGAGAAACAGCATAAGAAGCCAAAcgtgaaaacaaaaacgaaatcaaaacaatcgaaGTATC CACAAGGGGCAAACGTTGtgaattacaatataattaattcgaatggAGTGAAAATTGGCGCGAGAACTAGTTACATTTGTAACGTTAATCAATTTCCAACCGAATCAACAAAATCATGGTCGAAATCGAAGATACGAGAGATGTCTGTGGAGGTGGAACGATTAAGTGCTTGTACTAAGGAAATTACATTGgatgatatatttattattaaaactcaTATTGGACACGGTTGGAGAGACGTTGCCAGGAGGCTATTATATTCGGATGGTCAAATCGAacaattcgaagaaaattatagatTCAGAGGAATAAGTGAA GTagtttatcaaatatttcttgattGGAAACAAGCTAACACGACGGATGCAAAACTCGGAAGTCTGATTAAAGAATTGTGGACTTGCCAAGAATACGACTGTGCAGAACGGTTAGCCTTTGCTCATATGGGTTCAGCTTGA
- the LOC128879358 gene encoding uncharacterized protein LOC128879358 isoform X2, translated as MPIFSEISRRFHMLTTDVIPDPPRKEPTSYTHNLEPDDRNTKTKTKSNPTPQFEQNDVTSTEESKSLSNNAIPTNTCSSKTEQDFNDTKSSSTDEKQHKKPNVKTKTKSKQSKYPQGANVVNYNIINSNGVKIGARTSYICNVNQFPTESTKSWSKSKIREMSVEVERLSACTKEITLDDIFIIKTHIGHGWRDVARRLLYSDGQIEQFEENYRFRGISSLSNIS; from the exons ATGCCAATATTTTCGGAAATATCGCGTCGGTTTCATATGCTAACGACTGATGTGATACCTGATCCTCCGCGAAAAGAACCCACAAGCTACACACATAATTTAGAACCGGATGATCGCAACACCAAAACTAAGACCAAATCGAACCCAACGCCtcaatttgaacaaaatgATGTGACGTCGACGGAGGAAAGCAAATCTTTGTCGAATAACGCGATACCAACAAATACTTGTTCCTCTAAAACAGAACAAGACTTCAACGATACAAAATCCTCCTCAACCGACGAGAAACAGCATAAGAAGCCAAAcgtgaaaacaaaaacgaaatcaaaacaatcgaaGTATC CACAAGGGGCAAACGTTGtgaattacaatataattaattcgaatggAGTGAAAATTGGCGCGAGAACTAGTTACATTTGTAACGTTAATCAATTTCCAACCGAATCAACAAAATCATGGTCGAAATCGAAGATACGAGAGATGTCTGTGGAGGTGGAACGATTAAGTGCTTGTACTAAGGAAATTACATTGgatgatatatttattattaaaactcaTATTGGACACGGTTGGAGAGACGTTGCCAGGAGGCTATTATATTCGGATGGTCAAATCGAacaattcgaagaaaattatagatTCAGAGGAATAA GTagtttatcaaatatttcttga
- the LOC128879357 gene encoding uncharacterized protein LOC128879357, with product MNRGQVLRDYELSQDTVEKLKVIKEKLKENIMQADPIWNIIVEKEEQEVFLSEEDITDESDKDDTMSPMISDDAKLQSTQFYFTQVDIKLDKDVKEASIQKFDIIEYLYEGLERSNGKLDLNQLENLADEELVEVVCNLEKKLSILGTYNLCCSMNNMTLEQRMKYIEICLTHLLLPKIITLEEPSRLLLSAITECVQKFPDDIQKFIFIPLLNIDLKDVTSVTAIANAFESERNIVLITEYLSYAQELKSWHLPILHNLISVKTDIVTNDKLIQLLSIKALDFAKDKNFGKLILSLIKVNTNFTDQQKDLLWEIANINQTLFKRPIQNILKTL from the exons atgaatcgcGGACAAGTTTTAAGAGACTATGAATTATCACAGGACACTgtagagaaattaaaagtaattaaggaaaaactaaaagaaaatataatgcaGGCCGATCCAATATGGAATATTATAGTAGAAAAG GAGGAACAAGAAGTATTCCTAAGCGAAGAAGATATCACAGATGAGAGTGACAAAGATGACACCATGTCACCCATGATATCAGATGATGCTAAGCTTCAATCtactcaattttattttacacaagtTGACATTAAGTTAGACAAAGATGTTAAGGAGGCATCAATACAAAAGTTTGATATCATAGAATATCTTTATGAAGGATTAGAGCGATCAAATGGAAAATTAGATTTAAATCAGTTAGAAAACTTAGCAGATGAAGAACTTGTGGAAGTAGTTTGTAACTTAGAGAAAAAATTAAGCATATTGGGTACCTATAATCTTTGTTGTTCTATGAATAATATGACTTTGGAACaacgaatgaaatatatagaaatttgtCTTACTCACTTGTTATTACCAAAG ATAATTACCCTGGAAGAACCATCAAGGCTACTATTATCTGCTATCACAGAGTGTGTTCAGAAATTTCCAGAtgatattcaaaaattcatttttatccctttattaaatattgatttaaaagaTGTAACAAGTGTCACTGCTATAGCAAATGCATTTGAATCTGAAAGAAACATTGTCCTTATTAC GGAATATTTATCATATGCACAGGAACTCAAGTCCTGGCATCTTCCCATTCTACACAATTTGATATCTGTTAAAACAGATATTGTTACAAATGATAAACTCATACAACTATTGTCAATAAAAGCACTTGACTTTGCCAAGGACAAAAATTTCGGAAAACTTATACTATcgttaattaaagtaaatacaaattttacagaCCAACAAAAGGATCTGTTATGGGAAATAGCCAATATAAATCAAACATTATTCAAGAGAcccatacaaaatattttgaaaactttgtAA
- the LOC128879366 gene encoding ER membrane protein complex subunit 5 produces the protein MPATALHKFITFIGLLSILHAAYSAAQHRSYLRITEQEFTTLPIDILIQGIVSLFMVMYGVMYIAGDFKEIRAVVDLENKSWETLRNLPSFQTFNHRGRHFFLRQ, from the exons ATGCCTGCAACAGCTTTGCATAAGTTTATAACATTCATAGGATTACTTTCAATACTACATGCGGCCTATTCTGCTGCGCAAC ATCGTTCATACTTGCGAATAACGGAACAAGAATTTACCACTCTACCGATCGAT ATTTTAATACAGGGCATTGTCAGCTTATTTATGGTTATGTACGGAGTAATGTATATAGCTGGcgatttcaaagaaattcgaGCTGTGGTTGATTTGGAAAATAAGTCTTGGGAAACTCTGCGAAATTTGCCATCATTTCAAACGTTCAATCATCGCGGAAgacatttctttcttcgacAATAA
- the LOC128879360 gene encoding proteasome subunit alpha type-7-1 — translation MTTRYDRAITVFSPDGHLLQVEYAQEAVRKGSTAVGVRGNDVVVLGVEKKSIAKLQEERTVRKICLLDEHVVMAFAGLTADARVLINRAQVECQSHRLTVEDPVTLEYITRYIAGLKQKYTQSNGRRPFGISCLLAGFDYDGVPHLYQTEPSGIYYEWKANATGRSAKTVHEFLQKYYTVEEVATEKGSIKLAIRALLEVVQSGQKNLEIAVMRRGQPLQMLDSDTIEEYVTEIEKEKEAEAEKKKQKK, via the exons ATGACAACGAGATATGATAGGGCTATTACGGTATTTTCACCGGATGGGCATTTGCTTCAGGTGGAATACGCTCAGGAGGCTGTGAGGAAAGGTTCTACAGCG GTGGGTGTTCGTGGTAACGATGTAGTTGTTTTAGGAGTTGAAAAGAAATCTATCGCGAAACTACAAGAAGAACGTACCGTTCGTAAGATATGTCTCCTAGACGAGCATGTTGTAATGGCATTCGCAG GTTTGACTGCAGATGCAAGAGTCTTAATAAATCGGGCTCAAGTCGAATGTCAAAGTCATAGATTAACCGTAGAAGATCCTGTTACCTTGGAATACATCACCAGGTATATTGCAG gtttaaaacaaaagtatacTCAAAGTAATGGTAGGAGACCCTTTGGAATATCATGTCTCCTAGCTGGATTTGATTACGATGGAGTTCCACACTTGTATCAAACAGAGCCTTCAGGAATTTATTACGAATGGAAG GCAAATGCGACAGGTCGAAGTGCCAAAACTGTACACgagtttttacaaaaatattatacagtaGAGGAAGTAGCAACTGAAAAGGGTTCTATAAAATTAGCTATTAGAGCTTTACTGGAAGTAGTACAGTCTGgacaaaaaaatttagaaatcgCCGTGATGCGCCGCGGTCAACCTCTACAG ATGCTGGATTCAGATACTATCGAAGAATATGTAACAGAAATTGAGAAGGAGAAGGAAGCAGAAGCTGAGAAAAAGAAGCAGAAAAAGTGA
- the LOC128879361 gene encoding protein C1orf43 homolog: protein MTEELSSVTIVVFIAAGVLTILLLFIFAKRQIMRFALRSRRGPHIPIGHDAIKSLKKEIERRIEVIPRIQYEPQLISDPRFIVTPKAQVPPHYYRLKVVDDVKTLEAEISKYDNCLKRHPSENLRAYLLSTLATPLNGNGQRLIHQFCDLYEHARHDPTEFGDEEYQVYTRLFLKLMDAARLLKSYPSSRKSSPSRTPIKKNVETKRNILEPRMKLPEDQTLTGTRPNTLTVMALDNSETSV, encoded by the exons ATGACTGAAGAACTGTCTAGCGTGACAATAGTAGTATTTATTGCAGCTGGAgtattaacaatattattgcttttcatttttgcaaaacGTCAAATTATGAGATTTGCCTTACGATCGCGTCGTGGTCCTCATATTCCTATTGGACATGATGCAATAAAG tcaCTTAAGAAGGAAATCGAGAGGCGAATAGAAGTAATACCAAGAATTCAATATGAACCACAGCTCATTAGCGATCCAAGATTTATCGTTACACCTAAAGCACAAGTTCCACCGCATTATTATAGACTGAAAGTAGTGGATGATGTCAAAACTTTGG AGGCTGAAATCAGTAAATATGATAATTGTCTGAAAAGACATCCATCTGAAAATTTGAGGGCATATCTGCTTTCTACATTAGCTACTCCATTGAATGGAAATGGACAAAGATTGATTCATCAATTTTGCGATTTGTATGAACATGCCAGACATGATCCAACAGAATTTGGGGATGAGGAGTATCAAGTATATACACGcttgtttcttaaattaatgGATGC agCTCGTTTATTGAAATCTTATCCAAGTAGTAGAAAATCTAGTCCAAGTCGGAcacccataaaaaaaaatgttgaaacaaaaaggaatataTTAGAACCCCGAATGAAATTGCCAGAAGACCAAACATTAACAGGAACACGCCCCAATACATTGACAGTTATGGCTCTGGACAATAGTGAAACATCTGTTTAG